One genomic window of Actinoalloteichus hoggarensis includes the following:
- a CDS encoding carbonic anhydrase: protein MTRRRLFGLGAAAIAGLALTSLAAASPVAGQTPSPAPTPRTGRPTDAAAAWRLLSEGNARFVRGNPRYSHQDEAWRDSLAAGQNPFATVLGCADSRVPPEILFDRGFGDLFTVRSAGEVLDDAVVGSIEYGVEHAGTPLVVILGHARCGAVAAAIDTVDGEGHLEGDISSLVRDVEAAVRATPPDADADAFLAACVRTQARRVAAMLLERSEIVRDAVQHHGVRIVTAVYELTTGRVERLP, encoded by the coding sequence ATGACTCGTCGACGCCTCTTCGGATTAGGCGCGGCGGCCATCGCCGGCCTCGCCCTGACCTCGCTCGCCGCCGCATCACCGGTCGCGGGACAGACGCCATCACCTGCGCCGACGCCGCGAACAGGCCGCCCGACCGACGCCGCGGCAGCCTGGCGGCTCCTTTCCGAGGGGAATGCCCGATTCGTCCGGGGGAATCCGCGATACTCTCACCAGGACGAGGCCTGGCGCGATTCTCTCGCAGCAGGACAGAACCCCTTTGCGACGGTACTGGGCTGCGCGGATTCCCGAGTTCCGCCGGAGATTCTCTTCGACCGGGGATTCGGCGATCTCTTCACCGTCCGTTCGGCGGGCGAGGTGCTCGACGACGCCGTGGTGGGCAGCATCGAGTATGGCGTCGAGCACGCGGGGACCCCGCTCGTGGTGATCCTCGGCCATGCCCGATGCGGCGCGGTGGCCGCCGCGATCGACACCGTCGACGGCGAAGGACACCTCGAGGGCGACATCAGCTCGCTGGTGCGCGACGTGGAGGCCGCCGTCCGCGCGACTCCGCCCGACGCCGACGCCGACGCCTTCCTCGCGGCCTGCGTCCGGACGCAGGCCCGCCGGGTGGCCGCGATGCTCCTGGAGCGCTCCGAGATCGTCCGTGACGCCGTCCAGCACCACGGTGTGCGGATCGTCACGGCCGTCTACGAGCTGACGACCGGTCGGGTCGAGCGACTCCCCTGA
- a CDS encoding WhiB family transcriptional regulator yields the protein MTRDQWDDVLHRLAGLDQVPSDVLRDAVERDGLCHTTHREGEPPEPDTAEEPDSALAAHFCAGCAAQDECLALELRTAGAETHGIWGGLAEHDRRALHRVWAHRPSDSETSDHEGGSLS from the coding sequence ATGACCCGCGACCAGTGGGACGACGTCCTCCACCGCCTGGCCGGACTCGATCAGGTGCCCTCCGACGTCCTTCGCGACGCCGTCGAGCGCGACGGCCTCTGCCACACGACGCACCGCGAGGGAGAACCGCCGGAACCCGACACCGCCGAGGAGCCCGATTCCGCGTTGGCCGCCCACTTCTGCGCGGGTTGCGCGGCTCAAGACGAATGCCTCGCCCTTGAACTTCGCACCGCCGGGGCCGAGACCCACGGCATCTGGGGCGGACTCGCCGAGCACGACCGGCGCGCGCTGCATCGCGTCTGGGCTCACCGCCCTTCCGACTCCGAGACGTCCGACCACGAAGGGGGATCACTGTCATGA
- a CDS encoding LLM class F420-dependent oxidoreductase, with protein MRLGLNLGYWGMGNDHHNLELAVEADRLGYDVVWVAEAYGSDAPSVLSWIGARTTRIGLGSAVMQIPARTPAATAMTAATLDTLSQGRFRLGLGVSGPQVSEGWHGVRFAKPLGRTREYVEIVRAALSRGRLRYEGEHYRLPLPDGPGAALKLTVHPVREDIPVYLASIGPRNTELAGEIADGWLAVFLSPEHATEQLGHLRTGRARAGREPAGFDVVPTVPICPGEDWRACADAVRGYAALYVGGMGSRKQNFYKDLATRMGFGEAAAEIQRLYLERDYTGAMAAVPVEFLDAIALLGPVERIADRMQAFAQVGVTTLSVTPMLQDPSRGVETLRLAVEALDLAGVS; from the coding sequence GTGCGACTTGGGCTGAATCTCGGGTACTGGGGAATGGGCAACGACCACCACAACCTGGAGCTGGCCGTGGAGGCGGACCGGCTCGGCTACGACGTGGTCTGGGTGGCGGAGGCCTACGGGTCCGACGCGCCGAGCGTGTTGTCGTGGATCGGCGCGCGGACCACGCGGATCGGATTGGGCAGTGCCGTCATGCAGATCCCGGCACGGACGCCTGCCGCCACCGCGATGACCGCCGCGACGCTGGACACGCTGTCGCAGGGCCGCTTCCGTCTCGGCCTCGGCGTGTCCGGGCCGCAGGTCTCCGAAGGCTGGCACGGCGTCCGATTCGCCAAGCCGCTGGGGCGCACCAGGGAGTACGTCGAGATCGTCCGGGCCGCGTTGAGCCGTGGGCGGCTGCGCTACGAGGGGGAGCACTATCGACTTCCGCTGCCGGACGGTCCGGGAGCGGCGTTGAAGCTGACGGTGCATCCGGTGCGCGAGGACATCCCGGTGTACCTGGCGAGCATCGGCCCCAGGAACACCGAACTGGCCGGCGAGATCGCCGACGGGTGGCTCGCGGTCTTCCTCTCGCCGGAGCACGCGACGGAGCAGCTGGGGCATCTGCGGACCGGTCGAGCACGTGCGGGACGCGAGCCTGCCGGCTTCGACGTGGTGCCCACCGTCCCGATCTGTCCCGGGGAGGACTGGCGCGCCTGCGCCGATGCGGTCCGCGGCTACGCGGCGCTGTACGTCGGCGGCATGGGCAGCCGGAAGCAGAACTTCTACAAGGACCTGGCCACACGCATGGGGTTCGGCGAGGCGGCGGCGGAGATACAGCGGCTCTACCTGGAGCGGGACTACACGGGCGCCATGGCCGCGGTGCCGGTGGAGTTCCTGGACGCCATCGCTCTGCTGGGGCCTGTCGAGCGGATAGCAGACCGGATGCAGGCCTTCGCCCAGGTGGGGGTCACCACCTTGTCCGTCACTCCGATGCTGCAAGATCCGTCGCGGGGAGTCGAAACCCTTCGTCTTGCCGTCGAGGCTCTTGACCTTGCAGGAGTGAGTTAG
- a CDS encoding transcriptional regulator has product MSEDWAAVAKAIDERVHELGWRQRELAERSHVSQAIVRELQHHTVERRRSPRTLESLSVTLGWHPQHLDAVVHGRTPSEVDEPVTDPGDTVWSRLEGIETRLAEIAERLDELHTDLSTVIRHVRDSKE; this is encoded by the coding sequence GTGTCGGAGGACTGGGCGGCAGTCGCCAAGGCGATTGACGAGCGTGTGCACGAACTGGGTTGGCGACAGCGGGAACTCGCGGAGCGCTCGCATGTCTCGCAGGCGATCGTCCGCGAGCTTCAGCACCACACCGTCGAGCGCAGACGCAGCCCACGCACCCTCGAATCCCTGTCGGTGACGCTCGGCTGGCACCCGCAGCACCTGGACGCCGTCGTTCACGGCCGGACGCCGTCCGAAGTGGACGAACCCGTGACCGATCCGGGCGACACGGTCTGGTCGCGTCTGGAGGGCATCGAGACCCGGCTTGCCGAGATCGCCGAACGACTCGACGAACTGCACACCGATCTGTCGACGGTCATCCGGCATGTCCGCGATTCGAAGGAATGA
- a CDS encoding DUF5703 family protein, whose translation MNDEAVIEGDWEYQPLRLPPGVSRRTAAVQLAIHAEFAGWELARVLLFGDGTRKVWLRRRRSAVGIPGLFT comes from the coding sequence GTGAACGACGAGGCCGTCATCGAAGGAGACTGGGAGTATCAGCCGCTGCGGCTGCCGCCAGGGGTCTCCCGGCGCACCGCGGCCGTGCAGCTCGCCATCCATGCCGAGTTCGCGGGTTGGGAACTGGCCCGCGTGCTGCTGTTCGGCGACGGCACCCGCAAGGTCTGGCTGCGGCGGCGGCGCAGCGCGGTGGGCATCCCCGGCCTCTTCACCTGA
- a CDS encoding transcriptional regulator: MARTTDWTGASACALQAALRLSNESFAARLGIAVRTVAGWHQKSTTRPRPEMQQLLDTTLEQADQAARERFAALSAPPQSPAPVSPAEAARQAEPVTAEAVRRLDSDPNINDALAWLDDHAGWESGTARRAVAERLAALDVRELRDRGSRRGRVDQRRIAHALAAYYHDSVTDHGRYTVRHDGGAETETSILTRPGWLDLNCSLTTGGDRLAVDGTPATALRLDAEAADHGVRRLAETLALDIRLTDMPLYRLTGTAVDRDGIGGTLALSRFVEYAFTMDLLEGELVDALATGAPVEPGSLPLRDRLLPDLTSVLDLAGRLCAGGTLALCAIARPADPFRGPADYVLLVQERSGHVVNAARRLAVIPKGFHQPMTDVRADARLGATLRREMEEELFGREDIDNTVSDQRRADPMHPSRLSAPMRWLSEEFGRLRMECTGFGLNLVSGNFEFAGLIVVDDEDFWTRFGGEIEANWESHGLRQYSSLDSGLISELIGEVAWSNEGLFALLQGLRRLSEIGGDRVNLPAMNWEVRE; this comes from the coding sequence ATGGCGCGGACGACCGACTGGACAGGAGCGAGCGCGTGCGCTTTACAAGCCGCGCTGCGACTGAGCAACGAGTCTTTCGCCGCACGGTTGGGAATCGCCGTCCGCACGGTCGCGGGTTGGCATCAGAAGTCGACGACTCGCCCGCGCCCGGAGATGCAACAGCTTCTCGACACGACGTTGGAACAAGCAGACCAGGCCGCACGGGAGCGCTTCGCCGCGCTCAGCGCCCCGCCGCAGTCCCCCGCGCCAGTCTCCCCCGCCGAGGCCGCCCGGCAGGCTGAACCGGTCACCGCCGAGGCAGTCCGGCGGCTGGACTCGGACCCGAACATCAACGATGCGCTCGCCTGGCTCGACGATCACGCGGGCTGGGAGTCCGGCACGGCTCGCCGCGCGGTCGCCGAGCGGCTGGCGGCGCTCGACGTCCGCGAGCTGCGGGACCGAGGCAGTCGACGCGGCAGGGTCGACCAGCGCCGCATCGCCCATGCGCTGGCCGCTTACTACCACGACAGCGTCACGGATCACGGCCGCTACACCGTCCGGCACGACGGCGGCGCGGAGACCGAGACGAGCATCCTGACCCGGCCGGGTTGGCTGGACCTGAACTGCTCCCTGACTACCGGAGGGGACCGCCTCGCCGTAGACGGCACCCCGGCTACCGCACTTCGCCTGGATGCCGAGGCCGCCGACCACGGGGTGCGCCGACTCGCGGAGACACTGGCGCTCGACATCCGGCTCACCGACATGCCGTTGTACCGGCTGACCGGGACCGCCGTCGACCGTGACGGCATCGGCGGAACGCTCGCCCTGTCCCGTTTCGTCGAGTACGCCTTCACGATGGACCTTCTGGAAGGCGAGCTGGTCGACGCGCTCGCCACCGGCGCACCGGTGGAACCCGGCAGCCTGCCGCTGCGGGATCGACTCCTGCCGGATCTCACCTCGGTACTCGATCTCGCCGGCCGTCTCTGCGCGGGCGGCACGCTGGCGCTGTGCGCGATCGCGCGACCAGCCGACCCGTTTCGCGGACCGGCCGACTACGTCTTGCTGGTGCAGGAACGCTCCGGCCACGTCGTCAACGCCGCTCGGCGGCTCGCCGTCATCCCGAAAGGCTTCCACCAGCCCATGACCGACGTGCGGGCCGATGCCCGGCTGGGCGCCACGCTGCGGCGGGAGATGGAAGAGGAGCTGTTCGGCCGGGAGGACATCGACAACACGGTGTCCGATCAACGGCGTGCCGATCCGATGCACCCAAGCCGGCTGTCGGCCCCGATGCGCTGGCTGTCGGAGGAGTTCGGGCGGCTCCGGATGGAGTGCACGGGGTTCGGGCTGAATCTCGTCAGCGGCAATTTCGAGTTCGCCGGATTGATCGTCGTCGATGACGAGGATTTCTGGACGCGCTTCGGCGGCGAGATCGAGGCCAACTGGGAATCGCATGGTCTTCGGCAGTATTCGAGCCTGGACAGTGGATTGATCTCGGAGCTGATCGGTGAGGTAGCGTGGAGCAACGAAGGCTTGTTCGCACTGCTGCAAGGCCTTCGGAGGTTGAGTGAGATCGGCGGGGACCGCGTGAACCTGCCCGCGATGAACTGGGAGGTGCGGGAGTGA
- a CDS encoding FtsK/SpoIIIE domain-containing protein: MNGEQARKPGAALDRPSAAVPPVPLRARGRLLVSRLVDRIRTSRLFRRILPTRRAGKQAIKDAVAWLLRSPLRLTGAIGRGLLAALRAWRRWVRVQDYRDAVEQAEKLAEKFVEIRALTLYRWRVTGIAALAVLGGLVVVDLVAGPSALWSTVGAGLLGLAVAGRRKDGASGRTAALGGPRTLAWTMDPQVLVDAFRDAKLIGRDESLRLVERATHSGGGWSITVDLPATRKAADVLKHRDALASALAVDEVQLVAERVRGRGGHAGRVFLWVADVDPYGGPPFSSPLVRAETWDAWRPVPFGRDARRRKVDLSLVWTSLLVGAIPRQGKTMAVRLAAAGFILDAFARLYVFDGKGGKDWRAAEAVAHRFVCGDDQAQAEAVRDGLVELVAEVQSRYARMAELDDETCPESKITPQLSRDPAHRMPITAVILDEVQVFLDNPTKLTVGERGTTLGEYIADLLAYLARKGPAAGIIVVLATQRPDSQTIPSRLRSVLGTRFALRVMDWRDSNIVLGDQMNTRGYDASTLLPSHKGVGILRPDGETDAGADAVAVTVRTFYLTNAEWRAVCTRGRLLREIAGTLSGHAVGEHAARAIDSAAVTDALSAGPVSWNAERLPEPLRGVVEFLGEELRPGGRRFVPTAELTDALDVEPSGFARQMGELGCRPTRQYVPEGDGVRRVRGYLTAEIRDAVDRVRAGEISPSEDDADGAA, from the coding sequence ATGAACGGCGAGCAGGCGAGGAAGCCGGGTGCTGCGCTCGACAGACCCTCGGCCGCCGTCCCGCCGGTTCCGTTGCGCGCTCGCGGCCGTCTGCTGGTCTCGCGGCTCGTCGACCGCATTCGCACTTCCCGACTGTTCCGGAGAATCCTCCCCACTCGCCGGGCGGGGAAGCAGGCGATCAAGGACGCCGTGGCCTGGCTGCTTCGGTCCCCGCTGCGGCTCACCGGGGCGATCGGCCGAGGACTGCTGGCCGCGCTGCGGGCGTGGCGCCGCTGGGTACGGGTGCAGGACTACCGGGACGCCGTCGAGCAGGCCGAGAAGCTGGCAGAGAAGTTCGTCGAGATCCGCGCGCTGACGCTCTACCGCTGGCGCGTCACCGGGATCGCGGCGCTGGCCGTTCTCGGCGGCCTGGTGGTCGTCGACCTCGTGGCGGGGCCGTCGGCGTTGTGGAGCACGGTCGGAGCGGGCCTGCTCGGCCTGGCCGTGGCCGGTCGTCGGAAGGACGGCGCATCGGGCCGCACGGCGGCGCTCGGCGGGCCGCGCACGCTCGCCTGGACGATGGACCCACAGGTGTTGGTCGACGCGTTCAGGGACGCGAAGCTGATCGGCCGAGACGAGTCGCTGCGGCTGGTCGAGCGCGCCACCCACAGCGGCGGCGGGTGGTCGATCACGGTCGACCTGCCCGCCACTCGCAAGGCGGCCGACGTGCTCAAACATCGGGACGCGCTCGCCTCGGCGCTGGCGGTGGACGAGGTGCAGCTCGTGGCCGAGCGAGTGCGCGGCCGAGGTGGTCACGCCGGGCGGGTGTTCCTCTGGGTCGCCGACGTCGACCCCTACGGCGGCCCGCCGTTCTCCTCCCCGTTGGTGCGGGCGGAGACCTGGGACGCCTGGCGGCCGGTGCCCTTCGGGCGCGACGCACGACGGCGCAAGGTCGACCTCTCGTTGGTGTGGACGTCGCTGCTGGTCGGTGCGATTCCTCGGCAGGGCAAGACCATGGCGGTCCGGCTGGCCGCAGCGGGGTTCATCCTGGACGCCTTCGCCCGGCTGTACGTCTTCGACGGCAAGGGCGGGAAGGACTGGCGGGCCGCCGAGGCCGTCGCCCATCGGTTCGTGTGCGGCGACGATCAGGCACAGGCCGAGGCCGTGCGAGACGGCCTGGTCGAACTCGTGGCGGAGGTGCAGTCCCGCTACGCGCGCATGGCCGAACTCGACGACGAGACCTGTCCAGAATCGAAGATCACGCCGCAGCTCTCCCGCGATCCCGCGCACCGGATGCCGATCACCGCCGTGATCCTCGACGAAGTACAGGTGTTCCTCGACAACCCCACGAAGCTGACGGTGGGGGAGCGGGGGACGACGCTCGGCGAGTACATCGCGGACCTGCTCGCCTACCTTGCTCGGAAAGGGCCTGCCGCCGGGATCATCGTCGTACTCGCCACGCAGCGACCCGACTCCCAGACCATCCCGTCTCGACTCCGATCGGTGCTCGGCACCCGGTTCGCCCTGCGGGTGATGGACTGGCGGGACTCCAACATCGTGCTCGGCGACCAGATGAACACCCGTGGCTATGACGCCTCCACGCTGCTGCCGAGCCACAAGGGAGTCGGCATCCTGCGGCCGGACGGCGAGACCGACGCGGGTGCGGACGCCGTCGCGGTGACGGTGCGGACCTTCTACCTGACGAACGCCGAGTGGCGGGCCGTCTGCACGCGCGGTCGGCTGCTGCGGGAGATCGCGGGCACCCTGTCCGGTCACGCGGTGGGAGAGCACGCGGCCCGGGCGATCGACTCGGCGGCGGTGACGGACGCGCTCAGCGCGGGGCCGGTGAGTTGGAACGCCGAGCGGCTGCCCGAACCGTTGCGGGGTGTCGTCGAGTTCCTCGGCGAGGAACTTCGCCCCGGCGGCCGACGCTTCGTGCCGACCGCCGAACTCACCGATGCACTCGACGTGGAGCCGAGCGGGTTCGCCCGGCAGATGGGCGAACTGGGCTGCCGACCCACCCGGCAGTACGTCCCGGAGGGGGACGGCGTGCGGCGGGTGCGCGGGTATCTGACGGCGGAGATCCGGGACGCGGTCGACCGGGTACGAGCTGGTGAAATCAGCCCGTCCGAGGATGATGCGGACGGTGCGGCATGA
- a CDS encoding M20/M25/M40 family metallo-hydrolase, translating into MSTHGDITSGLGVVEDDAVRLTSELIRIDTTNTGDPDTVVGERAAAEYVAEQLGDVGYEPTYVESGDRPGRGNVFVRLPGADPSRGALLVHGHLDVVPADASEWSVHPFSGAVQDGYVWGRGAVDMKDMLGMSLAVARRFKRENIVPPRDIIFAFLADEEAGGLQGSQWLVANRPDLFEGATEAISEVGGFSVTFKDGVRSYLVETAEKGIAWLKLKVRARAGHGSMVHEDNAVTKLAAAVARLGTHRFPIVMTDSVREFLAGVTEITGWEFPEDDLDGAIGKLGAISRIVGATLRDTANPTMLTAGYKANVIPSVAEATVDCRVLPGRQEAFERELAEILGPDVEREWISLPPVETSFDGALVDAMTSSITAEDPGAHVLPYMLSGGTDAKAFQKLDIRCFGFAPLQLPADLDFASLFHGVDERVPVDALKFGTRVLNRFLLSS; encoded by the coding sequence GTGAGCACCCATGGAGACATCACCAGCGGGCTCGGCGTCGTCGAGGACGATGCGGTCCGGCTGACGAGCGAGCTGATCCGGATCGACACCACCAACACGGGCGATCCCGACACGGTGGTGGGGGAGCGGGCCGCGGCCGAGTACGTCGCCGAGCAGCTCGGCGACGTGGGGTACGAACCGACCTACGTCGAGTCCGGGGATCGGCCGGGGCGGGGCAACGTGTTCGTGCGGCTTCCGGGTGCCGATCCGAGTCGCGGGGCTCTGCTGGTTCACGGCCATCTCGACGTCGTGCCCGCCGACGCCTCGGAGTGGTCGGTGCACCCGTTCTCCGGCGCCGTGCAGGACGGCTACGTCTGGGGCCGCGGCGCGGTGGACATGAAGGACATGCTGGGCATGTCGCTCGCGGTCGCCCGCCGGTTCAAGCGGGAGAACATCGTGCCGCCGAGGGACATCATCTTCGCGTTCCTCGCCGACGAGGAGGCGGGCGGACTTCAGGGCTCGCAGTGGCTGGTGGCGAATCGTCCAGATCTGTTCGAGGGCGCCACCGAGGCGATCAGCGAGGTCGGCGGCTTCTCGGTCACGTTCAAGGACGGGGTGCGCAGCTACCTGGTGGAGACGGCGGAGAAGGGCATCGCCTGGCTCAAGCTGAAGGTGCGGGCCCGCGCGGGCCACGGCTCGATGGTCCACGAGGACAACGCGGTCACGAAGCTCGCCGCCGCCGTCGCCCGGCTCGGCACCCATCGCTTCCCCATCGTGATGACCGACTCGGTGCGGGAGTTCCTCGCGGGCGTCACGGAGATCACCGGCTGGGAGTTCCCCGAGGACGACCTCGACGGCGCGATCGGCAAGCTGGGGGCGATCTCGCGGATCGTGGGAGCGACCCTGCGTGACACCGCGAATCCGACGATGCTCACCGCGGGCTACAAGGCGAACGTGATCCCCTCGGTGGCCGAGGCGACCGTGGACTGCCGGGTCCTCCCGGGCAGGCAGGAGGCCTTCGAGCGTGAGCTCGCGGAGATCCTCGGACCCGACGTCGAGCGCGAGTGGATCAGCCTGCCGCCGGTCGAGACCTCCTTCGACGGCGCCCTGGTCGACGCGATGACCTCGTCGATCACGGCGGAGGACCCCGGCGCGCACGTGCTGCCCTACATGCTCTCCGGCGGCACCGACGCGAAGGCCTTCCAGAAGCTCGACATCCGGTGCTTCGGATTCGCCCCGCTTCAGCTTCCCGCCGACCTCGACTTCGCGTCGCTCTTCCACGGTGTGGACGAGCGGGTGCCCGTCGACGCGCTGAAGTTCGGCACCCGGGTGCTCAACCGCTTCCTGCTCTCCAGCTGA
- a CDS encoding YncE family protein codes for MRPAPTSTSLARSTGTATAPLRLVAVLTAGTALLTGCSFGMADEIVGEDPLPVSAAAGPADSPEQADAPAGEVLPLGRGGVTAVHVDAASRTLVAALAEPPHLVLADLSDPQDPPREVPLPGPAGSLEPTGGGVRVPVPDADLLVEVDLETATAEEIDLGVAAVSIAESADTTVLAHAGGTVGLRDEAGDHRDVPGFTGVTDVLTVEETVFALDRVESSLVQVNLPETRRGLALRAGEGATNAVADRFDRIIVTETRSGELLVFSTEPFLLRQRYPVPGGPYAVAYDEQRDLAWVTLTETNELVGYDVAGGEPVESHRFPSVRQPNSVTVDQDTGAVVVGSATGEGIQVVHP; via the coding sequence ATGCGACCAGCTCCGACCTCGACCAGCCTCGCCCGATCGACCGGAACCGCCACCGCCCCGCTGCGGCTCGTCGCGGTCCTGACCGCCGGAACAGCCCTGCTGACCGGCTGCTCCTTCGGCATGGCGGACGAGATCGTCGGCGAGGACCCGCTGCCTGTCTCGGCGGCGGCGGGCCCGGCCGACTCCCCCGAGCAGGCCGACGCCCCGGCGGGCGAGGTGCTTCCACTCGGCCGGGGCGGCGTCACCGCGGTGCACGTCGACGCGGCGAGCCGGACCCTCGTCGCCGCGCTGGCCGAGCCGCCGCACCTGGTGCTGGCCGACCTCTCCGACCCGCAGGACCCGCCGCGCGAGGTGCCGCTGCCCGGCCCCGCAGGCAGCCTCGAACCGACCGGCGGCGGAGTGCGAGTCCCGGTCCCCGACGCGGACCTGCTCGTCGAGGTCGATCTCGAGACGGCGACGGCCGAGGAGATCGACCTGGGCGTCGCGGCGGTCTCGATCGCCGAATCGGCCGACACCACGGTCCTTGCCCATGCGGGGGGCACGGTAGGGCTGCGGGACGAGGCGGGCGACCACCGCGACGTGCCCGGCTTCACGGGCGTCACCGACGTGCTGACCGTCGAGGAGACCGTCTTCGCCCTCGACCGAGTGGAGAGCTCCCTGGTTCAGGTGAACCTGCCGGAGACTCGCAGAGGGCTGGCGCTGCGCGCGGGCGAGGGCGCCACCAACGCCGTGGCCGACCGCTTCGACCGGATCATCGTCACGGAGACCCGATCCGGTGAGCTGCTGGTGTTCTCCACCGAGCCCTTCCTGCTCCGGCAGCGCTACCCCGTGCCCGGCGGCCCCTACGCCGTGGCCTACGACGAGCAGCGTGACCTGGCGTGGGTGACGCTGACCGAGACCAACGAGCTGGTCGGCTACGACGTCGCGGGCGGGGAGCCGGTCGAGAGTCACCGCTTCCCCAGCGTCCGTCAACCGAACTCGGTCACCGTGGATCAGGACACCGGCGCGGTGGTGGTGGGCTCCGCCACCGGAGAAGGGATACAGGTGGTGCATCCGTGA
- a CDS encoding recombinase family protein, with amino-acid sequence MTDEISNPWAVLDDLLGVDVVEPVDAGIGPVAFYGRCSTEDNQDPETSHGWQVGTARKFVEPLGGMVAAEFFDVGQSRSVPWERRRDAARLLAELKNPNRGWSAVVVGEGTRCWFGNQFSLIAPKFAAYGVDLWVPELGGRFDPRNPSHKMLMSVLGGMSESERQHVQARVRAAMDAQVLNEGRHQGGRTPFGYTVVDAGPHPNPRKAAEGYRLRVLEIDEDAAEVVRRIFAEYLDGKGDRAIANGLNRDGVPCPSKRRPDQNRHRLADGWQGSTVRSIMENPRYTGYAVFGRWTRHETLIDPDDVAAGHVTRFRRARPDQIVRSRLPAHPAVVSVEMFTDVALLRRRRAAGGLPARRKLERGPKATKRPYPLRGRVRCVHCARRMEGTPRAERTYYRCAARTLVPGSPALKEHPKNVYLPEAAVLGPLNEWIGELFAPENRDRTVTALVASQGSTPQAIDRGDAKRRLAEAEEKLTRLRAAIEAGVDPAALVEAVNEAQNRRTTAQAELKGGRTPGSLTDAEVHAMIDHLGNLKSVLSRANPARLQELYEHLRLEMVYDPEGKVLDVTIMPTRRVSDCVRGGT; translated from the coding sequence ATGACTGATGAAATCAGCAATCCATGGGCGGTGCTGGACGATCTGTTGGGCGTGGACGTCGTCGAGCCGGTGGACGCCGGGATCGGGCCGGTGGCCTTCTACGGCCGGTGCTCGACGGAGGACAATCAGGACCCGGAGACGTCGCACGGCTGGCAGGTCGGTACCGCGCGGAAGTTCGTCGAGCCGTTGGGCGGGATGGTGGCGGCGGAGTTCTTCGATGTCGGGCAGTCGCGCTCGGTCCCGTGGGAGCGGCGGCGTGATGCGGCCCGGCTGCTGGCCGAGCTGAAGAACCCGAACCGGGGTTGGTCGGCGGTGGTGGTGGGGGAGGGGACGCGGTGTTGGTTCGGTAACCAGTTCTCGTTGATCGCGCCGAAGTTCGCCGCCTACGGGGTCGACCTCTGGGTTCCCGAACTGGGCGGGAGGTTCGATCCGCGCAACCCGTCACACAAGATGCTCATGAGCGTGCTCGGTGGGATGAGCGAGTCCGAGCGGCAGCATGTTCAGGCGCGGGTTCGGGCGGCGATGGACGCACAGGTGCTCAACGAAGGTCGGCATCAGGGCGGCCGAACCCCGTTCGGCTACACGGTCGTGGACGCCGGTCCGCATCCGAACCCGCGCAAGGCGGCCGAGGGGTACCGCCTGCGGGTGCTGGAGATCGATGAGGACGCGGCGGAGGTCGTGCGGCGGATCTTCGCCGAGTACTTGGACGGGAAGGGGGATCGGGCGATCGCGAACGGGTTGAACAGAGACGGGGTTCCCTGTCCTTCGAAACGGCGACCGGATCAGAATCGGCATCGGTTGGCGGACGGCTGGCAGGGCAGCACCGTGCGGTCGATCATGGAGAACCCTCGATACACCGGGTATGCGGTCTTCGGGCGCTGGACTCGGCATGAGACGTTGATCGACCCTGACGACGTCGCCGCCGGACACGTCACGCGGTTTCGTCGAGCGCGGCCCGATCAGATCGTGCGTTCCCGTCTGCCGGCACACCCGGCCGTCGTGTCCGTCGAGATGTTCACCGACGTCGCACTTCTGCGTCGGAGGCGTGCGGCAGGTGGGTTGCCCGCTCGACGGAAGCTGGAGCGCGGACCCAAAGCGACCAAACGGCCTTATCCGCTACGCGGCCGGGTTCGTTGTGTGCATTGTGCGCGTCGGATGGAAGGCACCCCGCGTGCTGAGCGCACGTACTACCGCTGTGCGGCACGCACTCTCGTACCGGGTTCTCCCGCGTTGAAAGAGCATCCGAAGAACGTCTACCTTCCCGAAGCCGCCGTGCTCGGGCCACTCAACGAGTGGATAGGCGAACTGTTCGCCCCGGAGAATCGTGATCGCACCGTCACCGCGCTCGTGGCCTCGCAAGGCTCCACGCCGCAGGCGATCGACAGGGGCGATGCCAAGCGACGACTTGCTGAGGCGGAGGAGAAGTTGACTCGGCTGCGGGCTGCGATCGAAGCAGGCGTAGACCCGGCCGCGCTGGTCGAAGCAGTCAACGAAGCACAGAATCGACGTACCACCGCACAAGCGGAGCTGAAAGGAGGCCGTACACCCGGCTCGCTGACCGACGCGGAGGTACACGCGATGATCGATCACCTGGGGAACCTGAAGAGTGTCCTCAGCCGGGCGAACCCGGCGAGGCTACAAGAACTCTACGAACATCTACGGTTGGAGATGGTCTACGACCCAGAAGGAAAGGTTCTGGATGTGACCATCATGCCAACCCGTAGGGTTAGTGATTGTGTCCGAGGGGGGACTTGA